The Niallia alba genome includes a window with the following:
- a CDS encoding restriction endonuclease subunit S, translating to MKLNQIAQFTQGAFANRLETFSNNIETTKVRLLSLKQFNETLGLTYRISNEKSAEITVPKEKLTPQLLTDTNSLILHTHTQKVALLPDKYSGLLLTNNFIKIQMTGNVDASFFEWYFNEHPSIQKQLSVLSEGTVISLLKLSHLKDLEIDLPPIQKQITIGKIAQLKKLQESLMAEKRELQQIYIQQRLIQSINVN from the coding sequence GTGAAACTTAATCAAATCGCACAATTTACACAAGGGGCTTTTGCAAATCGATTAGAAACTTTCTCTAACAACATCGAGACAACAAAAGTTAGACTGCTTTCACTCAAACAATTTAACGAAACCCTTGGACTGACTTATCGAATATCAAATGAGAAAAGTGCTGAAATAACTGTACCAAAAGAAAAATTAACTCCACAACTCTTAACAGATACAAATAGTTTAATATTACACACACATACCCAAAAAGTTGCTTTGTTACCTGATAAATATAGCGGGTTATTATTAACAAATAACTTTATTAAAATTCAAATGACAGGCAACGTAGATGCCTCCTTCTTTGAATGGTACTTTAATGAACATCCATCCATTCAAAAACAGCTTTCTGTGTTAAGTGAAGGAACAGTCATTTCATTACTGAAACTTTCTCATTTAAAGGATTTAGAAATTGACTTACCACCTATTCAAAAGCAAATAACTATTGGAAAAATTGCTCAGTTGAAAAAGTTACAAGAGTCACTGATGGCTGAAAAACGCGAATTACAACAGATTTATATTCAACAGAGGCTAATTCAAAGTATCAACGTGAATTAA
- a CDS encoding MerR family transcriptional regulator translates to MNSKQVAEMFDLSVDTLRYYEKIGVIPPVTRDKNGYRNYQTSDLNWIFLAKSLRSAGLSIESLIEFASLAGLSETQNVEDAQKQILVDQLEEIEENIKKMKDVRSLLQYKIDTYDAHLAKYKSGEWSEDTVEKLWEMKPSKKSQ, encoded by the coding sequence ATGAACAGCAAACAAGTTGCGGAAATGTTTGACCTATCGGTGGATACTCTTCGTTATTATGAAAAGATTGGTGTGATACCACCAGTTACACGTGATAAAAATGGTTACCGTAATTATCAAACCAGTGATCTAAATTGGATTTTTCTTGCCAAAAGTCTGCGTTCAGCAGGATTGTCCATTGAATCATTGATTGAATTTGCTTCACTTGCGGGACTTAGTGAAACCCAAAATGTAGAGGACGCTCAAAAACAAATATTGGTAGACCAATTAGAGGAAATTGAAGAAAATATAAAGAAAATGAAAGATGTGCGCTCTCTCTTACAATATAAGATTGACACCTATGACGCTCATCTAGCCAAGTATAAAAGTGGTGAATGGTCGGAAGATACAGTGGAAAAGTTATGGGAGATGAAACCTTCTAAAAAATCACAGTAA
- a CDS encoding aldo/keto reductase — protein sequence MKTVQLNNGVKIPILGFGVFQIPAEKTEQAVIDAIKVGYRHIDTAQSYMNETEVGLGIKNSGVDREDIFITTKIWIENVSYNGVMDSFQGSLTRLGLEYVDLLLIHQPYHDVYGAWRAMEELQKEGKIRAIGISNFAVDRAVDLSLFNEVTPAINQIEINPFNQKTKAIEALKAEGICPEAWAPFAEGKNGIFQNEILSEIGKKYNKSVAQVISRWLVEQEIVVLAKTTNPDRMAENIDVFDFCLTDEDKAAIATLNVGESQFFSHADPNMIKWLAERKLGL from the coding sequence ATGAAAACTGTACAACTTAATAACGGTGTTAAAATTCCAATTTTGGGTTTTGGTGTATTCCAAATCCCTGCTGAAAAAACAGAACAAGCTGTGATTGATGCTATCAAAGTTGGCTACCGTCATATTGATACAGCTCAATCATATATGAATGAAACGGAAGTCGGATTAGGAATAAAAAATTCTGGCGTCGATCGTGAAGATATTTTTATTACAACAAAAATTTGGATTGAAAATGTGTCTTATAATGGAGTGATGGATTCTTTTCAAGGGTCACTTACTCGTCTAGGTTTAGAATATGTTGATTTATTGCTTATACACCAGCCTTATCATGATGTTTATGGTGCATGGCGTGCAATGGAGGAACTTCAAAAAGAAGGGAAAATACGTGCCATTGGTATTTCAAATTTTGCGGTTGACCGTGCAGTAGATCTATCATTGTTCAATGAAGTAACACCTGCTATCAACCAGATTGAGATTAACCCCTTCAATCAAAAAACAAAAGCTATCGAAGCGTTAAAAGCGGAAGGAATTTGTCCTGAAGCATGGGCGCCTTTTGCAGAAGGAAAAAATGGAATTTTTCAAAATGAAATTCTTAGTGAAATAGGTAAGAAGTATAATAAGTCCGTTGCACAAGTTATTTCACGTTGGCTTGTGGAGCAAGAAATTGTAGTCTTAGCAAAAACGACAAATCCAGACCGTATGGCGGAAAATATAGATGTATTTGACTTTTGCTTAACTGATGAAGACAAAGCAGCTATCGCTACATTAAATGTTGGAGAAAGCCAATTCTTCTCGCATGCCGATCCAAATATGATTAAGTGGTTAGCCGAAAGAAAATTAGGGTTATAA
- a CDS encoding HamA C-terminal domain-containing protein, translating to MTTVARASKILNTRIMENDLVTYYIGYDLNDDGEMVYRLNEFISYLINIIPEFAFGFHQGTKTSNDEIVNKIYQAAKSIYKIKEFREVSDLYLTGQELEDDIEIDKKYLKRGEFGEIILHFILKNFHGTVPLISKVYFKDSYGHAVHGFDSVHINELDRTLWLGESKLYTDGKKGLLALIEDLKEHFKRDYLNDEFTIISNRLKDTEPNEKVDYWLSLLDTTTKLADQLNQIVIPLICTYSCDLFNQHSDERNDDFIQAYENEIKKLKKYFDDNYDHPLKGHLNIIVILFPVKSKVDLVKGLHKKLVIMQNLGE from the coding sequence ATGACTACTGTTGCTAGAGCTTCAAAAATACTAAATACAAGAATAATGGAAAATGACTTAGTTACATATTATATAGGCTATGACTTGAACGATGATGGAGAGATGGTGTATCGACTAAATGAATTTATAAGTTATCTAATAAACATCATTCCAGAGTTTGCTTTTGGGTTTCATCAAGGAACCAAAACTTCTAATGATGAAATTGTTAATAAAATATATCAAGCAGCGAAGTCAATATATAAGATTAAAGAGTTTAGAGAAGTTTCAGACTTGTATTTAACAGGCCAAGAACTTGAAGATGATATAGAAATTGATAAAAAGTATTTGAAGAGAGGAGAGTTTGGAGAAATAATATTACACTTTATCTTAAAAAACTTCCATGGAACAGTTCCATTAATATCAAAAGTTTATTTTAAAGACTCGTATGGACATGCAGTTCATGGTTTCGATTCTGTACATATCAACGAATTAGATAGGACTTTGTGGTTGGGAGAATCTAAACTTTATACAGATGGAAAAAAAGGGCTGTTAGCTTTAATTGAAGATCTTAAAGAACATTTTAAAAGGGACTATTTAAATGACGAATTTACAATTATATCGAATAGGCTTAAAGACACAGAACCTAATGAAAAAGTGGATTATTGGTTAAGTTTATTAGACACTACAACAAAATTAGCTGACCAATTAAATCAAATTGTAATACCGTTAATTTGTACTTATTCATGTGATTTGTTTAATCAACATTCAGATGAAAGAAATGACGATTTTATTCAAGCTTATGAGAATGAGATAAAGAAATTAAAGAAATATTTTGATGATAACTATGATCATCCTCTAAAAGGTCATTTAAATATAATAGTAATATTATTTCCTGTAAAATCTAAAGTTGATTTAGTCAAAGGATTGCATAAAAAACTTGTTATTATGCAGAATTTAGGTGAATAA
- a CDS encoding cyclophilin-like fold protein, translated as MKKFFFILCLIFFCLGLTACASSETNEREETNQEELPSSNSIQESREIDMSNPSTMIDLNITIGDQVFSAKLYDNQTTQALIKKLPLDINMSDVNSNEKFYSFQEKLPTNSERPGEIVAGDIMLYGDNGLVLFYETFSSTYSYTRLGYIEEASRFVQAVGDGDINVAFDLADENE; from the coding sequence ATGAAAAAATTCTTTTTTATCCTTTGTTTGATTTTTTTCTGTCTTGGTCTGACTGCCTGTGCTAGTAGTGAAACGAATGAAAGAGAAGAAACAAATCAAGAAGAATTGCCATCCAGTAACTCAATTCAAGAATCGAGGGAAATTGATATGTCAAACCCATCAACGATGATAGATTTAAACATAACAATAGGCGATCAGGTATTTTCTGCAAAGCTTTACGATAACCAAACCACACAGGCATTAATTAAAAAACTACCATTAGACATAAACATGAGCGATGTTAATAGTAATGAGAAATTCTATAGCTTCCAAGAAAAACTTCCAACAAATTCTGAGAGACCCGGTGAGATTGTTGCAGGAGATATCATGTTGTATGGGGATAATGGTCTGGTATTGTTTTATGAAACCTTCTCAAGTACTTATAGCTACACTCGTCTTGGGTATATTGAAGAGGCAAGTCGCTTTGTTCAAGCTGTCGGAGACGGTGATATAAATGTCGCTTTTGATTTGGCGGATGAGAATGAGTGA
- a CDS encoding sugar O-acetyltransferase: MDIHDFLAHLNRGEVVEGGSEMHQVMHKVSQEALKLTAELNGHYHTPHEVQELFSRLIGKPVDKTFAMFPPFYTDCGKNIKVGKNVFINSGCRFQDQGGITIGDGVLIGHNVVLATLNHDIDPRKRGTMHPAPITIGNDVWIGANATVVPGVTIGDGAIIAAGAVVTKDVPPNVIVGGVPAKILKKIETSQE, encoded by the coding sequence ATGGATATTCATGACTTTTTAGCACACTTGAACCGAGGTGAAGTGGTTGAGGGAGGGTCGGAGATGCATCAAGTAATGCACAAAGTCTCGCAAGAAGCATTGAAATTAACCGCTGAGTTGAATGGACATTATCATACTCCCCATGAAGTTCAGGAACTGTTTTCCCGATTAATTGGCAAACCAGTAGACAAAACATTTGCCATGTTTCCTCCTTTTTATACGGATTGTGGGAAAAACATTAAGGTGGGCAAGAATGTCTTCATTAACTCAGGCTGTCGCTTTCAGGATCAAGGTGGAATTACCATTGGCGATGGTGTTCTCATTGGACACAATGTAGTTTTGGCTACTCTTAATCACGATATTGACCCTAGAAAGCGTGGCACAATGCATCCTGCCCCCATTACAATTGGTAATGATGTCTGGATTGGAGCAAATGCCACAGTCGTTCCCGGTGTAACCATTGGTGATGGAGCTATTATCGCAGCTGGTGCGGTAGTGACAAAGGATGTCCCCCCAAATGTTATCGTAGGAGGGGTGCCTGCGAAGATATTAAAGAAAATTGAAACCAGTCAGGAATAA
- a CDS encoding alpha/beta hydrolase — protein MKEELTITQEWDKVFPKNEKVNHRKVIFHNRYGITLAADLYEPKQFEGKLPAIAVSGPFGAVKEQSSGLYAQTMAEKGFLTIAFDPSFTGESGGTPRYVASPDINTEDFQAAVDFLSVQKNVNPDKIGIIGICGWGGMALNAAAIDTRIKATVASTMYDMSRVMARGYHDAMAEHARYETRKSLNAQRTLDYKNGEYARAGGVVDPLPEEAPSFVKDYFDYYKTNRGYHERSLNSNDGWNVTTALSFMNMPLLQYSNEIRSAVLMIHGEKAHSLYFSQDAFKKLTGENKKLTVIPNASHTDLYDKTDIIPFEEITEFFHKNMI, from the coding sequence ATGAAAGAAGAGTTAACGATTACACAAGAATGGGATAAAGTTTTTCCTAAAAATGAAAAAGTGAATCATCGGAAAGTTATTTTCCACAATCGGTATGGAATTACATTGGCAGCCGACTTATATGAACCGAAACAGTTTGAAGGAAAGCTTCCAGCAATCGCTGTCTCCGGTCCATTTGGAGCAGTTAAGGAGCAATCATCGGGTTTATATGCTCAAACGATGGCCGAGAAAGGATTTTTAACCATTGCCTTTGACCCCTCTTTTACAGGTGAAAGTGGAGGAACCCCTCGCTATGTGGCATCACCAGACATCAATACAGAGGATTTTCAAGCGGCTGTAGACTTCTTGTCCGTTCAAAAGAATGTGAATCCTGACAAAATAGGCATTATCGGCATTTGTGGCTGGGGAGGAATGGCTTTAAATGCTGCTGCTATTGATACAAGAATCAAAGCAACGGTGGCCTCTACCATGTATGATATGTCTCGTGTGATGGCACGAGGATACCATGATGCAATGGCTGAACATGCACGATATGAAACTAGAAAAAGTTTAAATGCACAGAGAACTTTAGATTACAAAAATGGAGAGTATGCAAGAGCCGGTGGAGTAGTAGACCCTCTTCCAGAAGAGGCCCCATCGTTCGTAAAAGATTATTTCGATTACTATAAAACAAATCGTGGGTATCATGAGCGCTCATTAAATTCTAATGATGGATGGAACGTTACTACAGCTTTATCATTTATGAATATGCCACTTTTACAATATAGTAATGAAATTCGCAGTGCTGTTCTCATGATACATGGTGAGAAAGCTCATTCTTTATACTTTAGTCAGGACGCATTTAAAAAATTAACAGGTGAAAATAAAAAACTGACGGTGATTCCGAATGCAAGTCATACAGATTTGTATGACAAGACTGATATCATACCATTTGAGGAAATTACAGAATTCTTTCATAAAAATATGATTTAA
- a CDS encoding DEAD/DEAH box helicase yields the protein MNIEDIYNKEFIDFEYSFALTSICSRYLRSMDEQMGRDILLAIIDNWEKVEQGTKKIWIDLLDSAGFYPYLKVYDSNDIKDLGQEIRTYYHESSNIGNITLHREQKILLDYLENNKNLVVSAPTSFGKSLLIEEIVASRKYKNIVIIQPTLALIHETFKKLVKYNNTYNIIVTTSQEVENNENNIFILTAERVIEFNNLPKIDFVIIDEFYKLSSKRDDERSDILNMAANLLINKHRAQFYLLGPNITNISPGFAEKYNAIFYKTNYSLVNNDIIDLYTKYKKELNSPGKIKFKENLLFELLFNLKEEQTIIYCSSPNRVMSLSIKFLDYLMQKGKVENEEELELIEWINENLTPQWTYNKLLKYKIGVHNGAIIKHINESVVDYFNNQKLNYLFCTSTLIEGVNTTAKNVVIFDNIKGGKEIDYFDFSNIKGRSGRFMKHILGKVYLFNEIPSNNDVIIDIPFFDQVEASDEVIISLEKDNIKKEQTERYNNLVDTLGDYFEVVKNNNISVNGQLKIIKEIEENLADHQNMICWEGIPTYKQLSYILELGWDNLLKPGETTLPMTKGKLVFITNNFGVKDGFIDSIRSEYIYQSKQTANKNKNKNQILDLAILNTMQVHRHWLKYKVPKWLNVIDKLQTEVCHKNGIKPGNYKIYASLLENEYVSSNLAHLIDLGVPSSAIKKIERFIPKDLPINHVLKFIRDEKVLNESSLLNYEKKKIQNLISFT from the coding sequence ATGAATATAGAAGATATTTATAATAAGGAATTTATTGATTTTGAGTATAGTTTTGCTTTAACGAGTATTTGTTCAAGGTACCTGAGAAGTATGGATGAACAAATGGGAAGAGACATATTGTTGGCGATAATTGATAATTGGGAAAAAGTTGAACAAGGAACGAAAAAGATTTGGATAGACTTATTAGACTCAGCAGGTTTCTATCCATATTTAAAAGTTTATGACAGCAATGACATTAAAGATTTAGGTCAAGAAATTAGGACATATTATCACGAATCGAGTAATATTGGTAATATTACTTTACATAGAGAGCAAAAAATACTTTTAGATTATTTAGAAAATAATAAAAACCTGGTTGTAAGTGCTCCAACAAGCTTTGGGAAAAGTCTTTTAATAGAGGAGATAGTAGCAAGTAGAAAGTATAAAAATATAGTAATTATACAACCTACTCTTGCACTTATACATGAAACATTCAAAAAATTAGTTAAATATAATAATACCTATAATATTATAGTAACTACAAGTCAAGAAGTTGAGAATAATGAAAATAATATTTTTATATTAACTGCAGAAAGAGTAATAGAGTTTAATAATCTCCCCAAAATTGATTTTGTAATAATAGATGAGTTTTATAAGTTAAGTTCCAAGAGAGATGATGAACGGTCAGATATTTTAAATATGGCAGCTAATTTACTAATAAATAAACATAGAGCTCAATTTTATTTACTAGGACCCAACATAACCAATATCTCACCAGGTTTCGCAGAGAAATATAATGCAATTTTCTACAAAACCAATTATTCTTTAGTAAATAACGACATTATTGATTTATATACAAAATATAAAAAAGAGCTTAATTCTCCAGGGAAAATAAAATTTAAAGAAAATCTTTTATTTGAGTTATTATTTAACTTAAAAGAAGAACAGACTATTATATATTGCTCTTCACCAAATAGGGTAATGAGCTTATCTATAAAGTTCTTGGATTACCTTATGCAAAAAGGAAAAGTAGAAAATGAAGAAGAACTCGAATTAATTGAATGGATTAATGAAAATTTAACTCCACAATGGACCTATAATAAACTTTTAAAATATAAAATTGGAGTTCATAATGGAGCAATAATTAAGCATATCAATGAAAGTGTTGTCGATTATTTTAATAATCAAAAATTAAACTATTTATTTTGTACTTCTACTCTTATCGAGGGAGTGAATACTACTGCAAAAAATGTAGTAATATTCGATAACATTAAGGGTGGAAAAGAAATTGACTATTTCGATTTTAGTAATATTAAAGGTAGATCGGGAAGATTTATGAAGCATATATTAGGGAAGGTTTATTTATTTAATGAAATTCCTAGTAATAATGATGTAATAATAGATATTCCTTTTTTTGATCAGGTTGAAGCTTCAGATGAAGTTATTATTAGCCTGGAAAAAGATAATATAAAAAAAGAACAAACTGAACGTTATAACAACTTAGTTGACACTTTAGGCGATTATTTTGAGGTTGTCAAAAATAATAATATATCCGTTAATGGACAACTAAAAATTATAAAAGAAATAGAGGAAAATCTCGCTGACCATCAAAATATGATATGTTGGGAGGGTATTCCCACATATAAACAATTATCATATATATTAGAGTTAGGTTGGGATAATCTTTTAAAACCTGGTGAGACTACCTTACCAATGACAAAAGGAAAATTAGTTTTTATAACTAATAATTTTGGAGTGAAAGATGGTTTTATAGACTCTATACGGTCTGAATACATATATCAATCTAAGCAAACAGCTAACAAAAATAAAAATAAGAACCAAATTTTAGATTTAGCAATTCTAAATACAATGCAGGTTCATAGACATTGGTTAAAGTATAAGGTACCTAAATGGTTAAATGTAATTGATAAGCTTCAAACTGAAGTTTGTCATAAAAATGGAATAAAGCCTGGCAATTATAAAATATATGCTAGCTTATTAGAAAATGAATACGTCTCTAGTAATTTAGCACATCTAATAGATTTAGGTGTTCCTTCTTCAGCGATTAAAAAAATTGAAAGATTTATTCCTAAGGATTTACCTATAAATCATGTTCTAAAATTTATTAGGGATGAGAAAGTTTTGAATGAGAGTAGTCTCTTAAATTATGAAAAGAAAAAAATTCAAAATTTAATAAGTTTCACATAG
- a CDS encoding MerR family transcriptional regulator produces the protein MATYSIGEVAKELNLTVYTLRYYDKEGLMPFVERTPSGTRVFKDSDIDALKIVECLKSTGMPIKEIKTFFEWCSEGDSSLKQRYEMFMERKSCVEAQMEALKKTLELIDHKCWYYKTALDAGTEDIHKQNSIEIPTNK, from the coding sequence ATGGCCACATATTCGATTGGGGAAGTAGCAAAAGAATTAAACCTTACAGTATATACTTTGCGTTACTATGACAAAGAGGGGCTTATGCCTTTTGTAGAACGAACGCCAAGTGGTACAAGAGTGTTTAAGGACTCAGATATCGATGCTTTAAAAATTGTTGAATGCCTGAAGTCTACAGGAATGCCAATAAAGGAGATTAAAACGTTCTTTGAATGGTGTTCTGAGGGAGACTCTTCGTTAAAACAAAGATACGAAATGTTTATGGAACGAAAATCCTGTGTGGAAGCTCAAATGGAAGCACTAAAAAAAACACTGGAACTTATTGATCATAAATGTTGGTATTATAAGACGGCATTAGATGCAGGAACGGAAGATATTCATAAGCAGAATAGTATTGAAATTCCTACAAATAAATAA
- a CDS encoding type I restriction-modification system subunit M: MTTSEKQRQQQAELHKKLWAMANDLRGQMDANEFKDYILGLIFYRYLSEKVEARAKKLLKDDNISYTEAWENEEYREDLAEYLIEELGYVVEPQFLFSRFLEEIEKGANGNFDVEMLQNGVKAIESSTLGTESQDDFQNLFDDMDLTSSRLGRTVKDRTNLISKVIVNIADIPFLQDDVEIDILGDAYEYMISQFAANAGKKAGEFYTPQQVSKILAKIVTAGKSEIRDVYDGACGSGSLLLRVGKEAKVHKYYGQEKVSTTYNLARMNMLLHDVPYQRFDIQNADTLEEPQHIDQRFEAIVANPPYSAKWSADDNFKEDERFSAYAKLAPKSKADFAFIQHFIHQLDDNGTMAVVLPHGVLFRGAAEATIRKYLIEEKNYLDAVIGLPANIFYGTSIPTCILVFKKCRKHDDNVLFIDASNEFEKGKNQNHLADEHVEKIIVTLQRREMIDKFSYAATLDEIKENDYNLNIPRYVDTFEEEAPIDLKTVKHRLKEIDDEIEKVDRELEKYFKELEV; encoded by the coding sequence ATGACGACAAGTGAAAAACAACGCCAACAACAAGCTGAATTACATAAAAAATTATGGGCGATGGCAAATGATTTACGAGGTCAAATGGATGCCAACGAATTTAAGGATTATATTTTAGGATTAATTTTCTATCGTTACTTATCTGAAAAGGTAGAAGCACGTGCAAAAAAATTACTAAAAGACGATAACATTTCTTATACAGAGGCCTGGGAAAATGAAGAGTACCGTGAGGACTTAGCAGAATATCTTATAGAAGAGTTAGGTTATGTAGTAGAGCCTCAATTCCTATTCTCACGTTTCCTTGAGGAAATTGAAAAAGGAGCAAATGGTAACTTCGATGTAGAGATGCTACAAAACGGTGTAAAAGCAATTGAATCATCTACTTTAGGTACTGAAAGCCAAGACGATTTCCAAAATCTATTCGACGATATGGATTTAACTTCTTCCCGCTTAGGGCGTACAGTGAAGGATCGTACAAATTTAATCAGTAAAGTAATTGTCAACATTGCTGATATTCCATTTTTACAAGATGATGTAGAAATTGATATTTTAGGTGATGCATACGAATACATGATTTCTCAATTCGCAGCTAATGCAGGGAAGAAAGCTGGCGAGTTCTATACGCCACAACAAGTATCTAAAATCTTAGCGAAGATTGTAACTGCGGGAAAATCAGAAATACGTGATGTGTATGACGGAGCTTGTGGTTCAGGATCTTTGCTACTTCGTGTAGGTAAAGAAGCGAAAGTACACAAATATTACGGACAAGAAAAAGTATCAACAACATACAACTTAGCTCGTATGAATATGTTGCTACATGATGTCCCTTACCAACGTTTCGATATTCAAAATGCAGATACATTAGAAGAACCGCAACATATCGACCAGCGCTTTGAAGCAATCGTTGCCAATCCTCCGTACTCAGCAAAATGGAGCGCAGATGACAATTTCAAAGAAGATGAGCGCTTTAGTGCCTATGCAAAACTAGCACCAAAATCAAAAGCGGACTTCGCCTTCATCCAGCACTTTATTCATCAACTAGATGATAATGGGACAATGGCTGTTGTATTACCACATGGTGTTCTATTCCGTGGCGCAGCAGAAGCAACAATCCGTAAGTATCTGATCGAAGAAAAAAACTACTTAGATGCAGTAATCGGATTACCAGCCAATATTTTTTACGGCACAAGTATCCCAACGTGTATCCTTGTATTCAAAAAATGCCGTAAACATGATGATAATGTACTATTCATTGATGCATCTAATGAGTTTGAAAAAGGTAAAAATCAAAACCATTTAGCTGATGAACATGTGGAAAAAATCATTGTAACACTCCAAAGACGTGAAATGATCGATAAGTTTTCATACGCAGCAACCTTGGATGAAATCAAAGAAAATGACTACAACTTAAATATCCCTCGTTACGTGGATACATTTGAAGAAGAAGCACCGATTGATTTAAAAACAGTGAAGCATCGTCTAAAAGAAATTGATGATGAAATTGAAAAAGTGGATCGAGAGTTAGAGAAGTATTTTAAAGAGTTGGAGGTGTAA
- a CDS encoding restriction endonuclease subunit S, whose amino-acid sequence MSAPKLRFKTFHNEWKVTLLSDLMSFNNGINADKGSYGHGRKFINVLDILNNNSIEYDNIIGSVSVSKNVEDNNKVEYGDLLFLRSSENREDVGKSTVYLDKDKFALFGGFVIRGKKHGDYHPYFLKLNLESPRIRHQIGSKAGGSTRFNVSQSILNSIEVSMPSPNEQKKIAEFMEHFNKKLKLQQDKIELLKEQKKGYLQKVFKQDIRFKDNKGNEFQEWKETSFNDLFESRNIKQIPTADAPLMAFTSTGGVEEKGDRFNREFLVKNENKTYKRTELNDLIYSSNNLDVGAIGRNKYGSAVISDVYEIFKVKNTTTPEFAEILIQQKNILHEILKYRQGALYGQYRIHAFDFLSVIAKIPSIEEQEKIGAFFSILDAKIQLEKEKLSALEKQRTALMQQMFI is encoded by the coding sequence ATGAGTGCACCTAAGTTAAGATTTAAGACTTTTCACAATGAATGGAAAGTGACTCTCCTTAGTGATTTAATGTCCTTTAATAATGGAATCAATGCAGATAAGGGCAGCTATGGTCATGGCCGTAAATTTATTAACGTATTAGATATCTTAAACAATAATTCAATAGAATATGACAACATTATTGGTTCTGTATCTGTCTCTAAAAATGTTGAAGATAATAATAAAGTTGAATATGGTGATTTACTATTCCTTCGTAGTTCAGAAAATAGAGAAGATGTAGGTAAAAGTACTGTCTATTTAGATAAAGATAAATTTGCTCTATTCGGTGGTTTTGTCATTCGTGGCAAAAAGCATGGAGATTATCATCCTTACTTTTTGAAACTTAATTTAGAATCACCTAGAATTAGACATCAAATTGGTTCTAAAGCAGGAGGAAGTACACGTTTTAATGTTAGTCAGTCCATTTTAAACTCTATTGAAGTTTCTATGCCCTCACCAAATGAACAAAAAAAGATCGCGGAGTTTATGGAACATTTTAATAAGAAACTAAAACTGCAACAAGATAAAATTGAATTATTGAAAGAACAGAAAAAAGGCTATTTGCAGAAAGTCTTTAAGCAAGATATACGGTTTAAAGATAATAAGGGTAATGAATTCCAGGAATGGAAAGAGACATCTTTTAATGATTTGTTTGAATCAAGAAATATTAAACAAATTCCGACAGCAGATGCTCCATTAATGGCGTTTACGTCAACAGGTGGGGTCGAGGAAAAAGGCGATAGATTTAATAGAGAATTTCTTGTGAAAAATGAAAATAAAACCTATAAGAGAACGGAATTGAATGACCTTATTTATAGTTCAAATAATTTGGATGTCGGAGCTATCGGCAGAAATAAATATGGTTCAGCGGTTATATCTGATGTATATGAAATTTTCAAAGTGAAAAATACAACTACTCCCGAATTTGCTGAAATTTTAATTCAACAAAAAAATATACTGCATGAAATTTTAAAGTATAGACAAGGGGCTTTATATGGTCAATATAGAATTCATGCATTTGATTTTCTAAGTGTGATCGCTAAAATACCATCAATAGAAGAACAAGAAAAAATAGGAGCTTTTTTTTCAATATTAGATGCAAAGATTCAGTTAGAAAAAGAAAAATTATCAGCACTTGAAAAACAAAGAACAGCCCTCATGCAACAAATGTTCATTTAG
- a CDS encoding iron-sulfur cluster assembly accessory protein, with amino-acid sequence MKITDEAKQLLENFLQEKGAEGIRLSTVAGCCGPQFTITLDAPIESDKIETINGIKVAFDSQVNGTEELTLDIEEGQNGTGLVLIGASNCC; translated from the coding sequence ATGAAAATTACAGACGAGGCTAAACAACTGTTAGAGAATTTTTTACAAGAAAAAGGAGCAGAAGGAATTCGTCTTTCTACTGTTGCGGGATGTTGTGGCCCACAATTTACGATCACCTTAGATGCACCGATAGAATCGGATAAGATCGAAACGATTAATGGAATTAAAGTAGCCTTCGATTCACAAGTTAACGGTACGGAGGAATTAACTCTAGACATAGAAGAAGGCCAAAATGGTACAGGATTAGTTTTAATTGGTGCTAGTAACTGTTGTTAA